Part of the Procambarus clarkii isolate CNS0578487 chromosome 20, FALCON_Pclarkii_2.0, whole genome shotgun sequence genome, CCGCTGGGATTCCTTCTGCTGGAGCTGGGCTCGAGACCTGCTTGTCGATTTCCGAGTATGGCGGAGGAGCTTCGTTCTGGAGGTCACTATAGGCAGGAGGAAGGTCTCTATTAGATGGTGTTGGGCCTGCAGGGATTGGCACTACCACGCTTCTCACGAAGGTAGAATTCCTCACTACCTGGACATTCCTTCTACGATTCTTTCTACGGCAGTAAAAGCTGCAAAAACTAACGCAAAAAAGTATGGCACCCACTGGGATGAAGATAACATGGCTTGTACTGGAACTGTAAGTACTTGCATACCGAGTTTCGGAGCCGAAAGTCTTGGTATATATTTCACTCAGATTCTTCATTACCCTGTCGTCTCCAAAAGGACTGTCGCTTTCGGGAAAAGATAATGGCTCAAGTAAGCACTCTATGCCAGGTTTTCCAAGGACAGTTAAAATATCAGCACTAATTTGAACTCCACTTGTTAAGTTACAACCAAATGGGTCCCATAAATATGTAAATTTGATAGTGTTCGTGCCCATTAAAGTCAAGTGAAACGTAAAACCTTCAGTGTCAAAGCTAACCTCGTACCATTGCCAACCTCTTAAATCTTGCATCGTCGCGTTCTTTCCTAGTTGTTCATACACCGTAAAGTTCACAAAGTAAGTCTTATATAAATCACACGAGTCGGAACTTAGTACAAGCGTGGAGTCTGATATATCTGAACGAAAGAAGGCCTTTTCGCCCTCGGTGAGAGTAATATCTTGGCTCCCCACCGGACAGACCAGTATCATGGTGGCGAAACGAGGCCATAACACCAGCAACAAGCAGAGTATCTCAACCCTACACCTCGACATTCCCCCCttttttgtgtgagtgtgtgtatttaTCTGCTTCTGAAGCTTCCACTCCTAACAACGTTTATTACGGACTTCCTGATCGAACACTGCTTTCAAGACTGAGCGATGGAAGATGTCGTCGCAGCTTACAGGTGCTGGTTTAAAGCTCACAGGTGCCGGAGCATCAGCACCACCCCACGCGACCAGCCAGGCTACACtgcccaggctgttgcttgcggcTACTCTCGCTCCTCCACACTAGGCGGGTGATATTTTTGCCTTGTATCACCACTGGTTTACTGTCATGAATTGCTAAATTCAAACCTCAAACAAGTTGATTAACATATTCTGGAATGTGTATTCAACTTGTGTTAAAGATATTTAACTTTGAGGTTCGTATAGTTAAAAGTAACGTAACATAGGCAATATTTTTTGGGATATTCCCATGACGTCAGGTTCAGTGGAAGGATGTCAGAGGCTGACATACGTGCCTTATCAACAATATATTCATGCACGTACCATTTTGTTAACATATTGGCCATACCGTGTTATTTACAGCTTAAATACCACCATCGATGTTTCATGACTACTCTTCCTtgcatagcataaacatttattaACAGAACTtatatttaacaaagattaacGAAATCAAGTATCACCCTTATATGTTTAAAAACCtcctcgtttttttttttttacataattcTTGGATAGCAAGAAAGCACAAGTAAATAAATTTGTTAGCTTTAATTTTCGTAAATAATGTGACGGACCGTTAGTTAAATATTAGACTAGGCTACGTCGCCAAGCAAATAGTTAAGAGAAAGTCTTATACATATTAATGGTCTTAGCTTTCTCCCGAGATAACTATCTTGATAAAAAAAAGAATAATGGATAACATTTCATCATAACTCAGCTTGTTGATAGCCCTTATAcgcttaaaaaaatataaatatgcaAATTTAATACGAAAAAGTGCAACTTTGCCTGAGTTCTATTCAACATTGCCAATGTTCTTAGTTTTTATAACACTTTTCCAATGTTCTTAGCCAAATTCACAGTTTTTACCTCAGTTCCCTGGAGTTTAGCAAGTTtactcctttcacctaatgcctctgttcacctagcagggagTAGGTActaaggagttagtcagcttgttgtggggttgcattctgGACGGGGTCAATAATTCGACCCTGGGGTGGAGAGGGACCAAGAATaatgcctaacgtgtatgaatacactctggcttcctgtcccctgacagtAAATTATAATTGCGTTTTTTTTCAGACTGGTCGATACCTCGAAGGCTTtacttcttgcagggtcggtgcTCGATCCCCAATGGTCCAAGGGGTTGGTCACCACaacttcactccgtcctcatatTCCTTCCAAGCACTAAATAAACATATTTTTTCACTCTTTATTCTGATAATTACTTTCATATAACTTCGTCTTTATTAATGTGTTGCATAGCTCTGTACATATCTAGTCAAGTGTTAAATATAAATCAAATCACTTAAAAATTATACTAACTGAAAGGGGATTTGCATATTTAATATTGTTGGTCTTAGTGTTTGACAAAAAATCGAATATATTTAGTGTATATTATAATAATGAGCAAGATAACTCAATGAAAAATTAACAAGCCTAGAATTTATACCGAATAATTATCTTATCAAATTatattcaaatacaaataattaccatcAGAACAAAAATTCCCCCTAACCCAGTGGTGGTAAGTTGTCGAAAGCAATTTAAAATTCATTTGAATTAGCAGTAACACCTTGTATAATGAGTAATAGAATGATGCTCATTCATAGCTCAGAATGAATACATTCTGTACAGCTATACATGGCTGTATAGAAAGATACAGCTCAGTTGAAAACTTGCAATGTTCTATAATAGTCAACCTTAAAATCGAAAACCTTTTTCCCCTAGATTATTTGGAAATTCCATTTGAGCGAAGTGACCCGAATGTTtgttataataattaataattcattgtatcggggggacaggaagtcaggttatatatacagtacatgttaggcttgtaCCCCAGGTACAATTTAAGATTCCCTAGGCCTAACTATTCTCAAAATAAGTAATTAACAAAAGAAGGCAACAAGCCGGGGAGACTatttagcaccataactattctcaaaagtataatatataataataaacaaatatatagtgtaaaaataatttttttttattacacaataacgaacaaAATTTTGGCAACCCGTCCTCGGctgaagtccattacatccagcggtcgacccctcagatgcattcataaattttaacaatgctgttcattcaaaacaggaattttctcatatataaattaatattatagtatattagcctagtgtgcatatataggcatagattaggttaggtgtttaggttctgttggcgattatttgtatttgtagtacgtgggtgaagcatttacagcattgtggttcgaacaaaagtcgtcagtgaagcacttattccggaagtgttcgaacgaaatcagtcgagtcgtgtgtaaactgttttttcattcattttttcattcaacagggggtttggcgggtgcatagaatcacttttgggtctttgtttggaggacgggctgaaattTTGGACTGTGGCTTTGGGTTCGGCTTCAAATTGAACCAGCCAGCCGAAGAACGGGTTGGTAGACTGAACGAACATTTGCGCGCGAGAGCTCGCTGTGTGCAGTTGTTATTAAGAGAGAATTGTCAACTGCTGCTGTGTACAACGTGCCGTGCAAGACCCTCCCTGGCCTAGAATTAAGGCGAGTGTGATAATATATTCCAGCATGCTTATTGACGAGGTAGCGGCTACCTTTTATTCTTAACACTATAATCTGAAGTTGATGTTAATAATCGGCTTTTTTTTATAGACGTTGTATGTTTGCTATTTATTCATCTTTCCAACTTGTTTTATTCAAGTTGTAAATAAAGAGAGTTAGATAATGTTTCAACGGTAAGTCAGACCAATGAATTAtcttattgacggtggtattgtagGAGTTACGTAAGATAACATAACTTTTTTTTCCCCCTTGTAGTAAACCTTTCCATGATATCTAATGTCCAACCATCTAGGTTCAAACGCAAATTACCCAACATGACTACAACAAACTGTTTCACTCCCAACATTCCACCTACTGCCAAACCATAACACTTAAAAAACATAAATTTTATAGTATATTTGTACTCCACCTAAtccgttcaagttcaagtatgtttattgagacaagaaagaaacacATCTTAGGgacagagtagcttaggctatttctagccCCAAACCTAATCCGTCCCTCGCCTAATCCATCCATCTCAACCCCTTCCCCTCATTTAATTCCCACTCTCGCCAGCAACAAACGGCCCACTACAATCTAACCCCAAACCATCCATTTGCGACAGACTATTGAAGATCTTGCGAAGtaggatcaagtataacatttggggtttacggctcatccTCGGTGATTtggaaaattggtttactgagtattatataaaatatatatattaatagtattttcccttgtaaattgatgtaaatatatttattgtatAATATTGAATAAAGAAAATAATTCCATCCGTCAACCAATCCCAACCCACCCCCCACCAACTTtcaatccccccttccccctccaacCAAGGTGGATAAACACACCTCCACCCTGACCAAACATATACCCACATTCTCCCCAGCCACCCACCTCtccaccccttccccctctcatccACCCAGTACAGCTcctctccccatcccccctcctctcATCCACCTACTACACCTCCActcccttaccctccccccctctcatccACCCACACTCGCCACTTTAAACCCAATTTACATATTACGGAAATAAAAGCCGGTGGTCCTTTCGTTCTTGCCTCGTATACAAGGCACAGCCCTGCGCCGTGGGCCATTACATCTTTCTGTATTATCCCTCCCCCTAACCAGGAATAAAAATCGCCCAATACTCTGACTTGAGCTGAGTACAGTGCCTTAAGCCACGCTCCCTTACCCAATGTGCAGTGATggttccctacccccccccccccccccactgatgggctcaccatagcccgtgctatttggaacttttttgttccaagtagcaaatcttgaACAACAAATGCTGGCGCCGCCTGAAGTAATGGTGGTTGTTGTGATACGCAATACTGCTCTTGTTATACAATAAATCCTCCTGGTTAGTTAGTATGCTTTGTGACTATGTGGACGATCGTCCATATTGATGTAATGGACATTTAGAATGTagaatttaaaaacaaaattCACGTGGGTTGCTACCCCACGCGAGTTAAATTGCTTACATGATAGCAATTTAACCCAATTAAAGTGTCTTTGGTATAATTGATATATAATGGGAATGGTTCATAATTATATAATCGATATCACCGTCTTCCTccaacctccccccaccccacctcaccccatcccagCCATTTGAGTGGGATGGGGATCCCGAAAACTCTCTAGAGCAGTTTAGGTAAAGTAGGCTTGGAGAGCTATATAAACTTTCGCCAAAAATTCAATCTTCAAGCAACATAGCAACTCGTATTGACATAGTTATATAAGTGAAATAACCTTTAATGCCAGCATAAATACAGACATTCAAATTCGTACAGCTACTGATGCGGACTTCACTTAATTGTAATTACATGTAATTCAAAAATTATTCATTTTAGTAATGTATTATGAAAATGAATCATATCGTACTAGTGACGTGTTGAAGAAATAAAGCAAGGTATAGGAGTATTTGGCATACGGTAGCGTATGTTGTATATTGGTACAGAAACTTACGGAAAGGATAAGAcgttcagttgattaaggcagcgtctgggatgctcttggacgcaagttcgaatcctcgtcacggcccttgtggatttgttctttacgGTGAAGTGTAGATAGAGTTCAGGCACTCAGTCCCAGGTCACATTACTCTGCCATCCCTGGTTTCCTAAATTCCTCTCCTATTTGAATTATCTAGTAATATTGTCACTTTTACTGTAGTAGTTATTGAAAACCATTTATGAAACTAGATTACTTTATAGTcattaaatgaaaatatatccTTATTTCAATGGCTCATTAAACTGTCATTTGATGTAATATTCAAAATATTGTTGGGAAGGCTGAAAGTGCTTTGTTGTCCAAAGAAAAATAGGCTAATAACTTTTTCCTTCTAACACTCCTCgctttttattaaatattttactTTTTTACTacttaaattaaatttatttacTTCATTTTTAGTAAGGAAGGGCGGATATGGAAAGCGCGCCTTTAGCCCTTCCCATAATCTTTGGGAAGGGCAATGACGCTTGCAGAGCCATTGTAGCTAATTTGCTACATTTGGCAACaactaaaggggggggggagtgggccaGCCCCATGGATCGGTCTCGTAGTgtcgtcatttttttttttatctccaaTAGCAGTTAGTTTAGCTCATTTATCATGCACCCCATCTGATTATTTTTCCCAGTCAGAGAAATGGCTGAACAATCCAAGTAGCGGTGTTCACGGCTTCAGATCAATTGAACTGTCAAGTCAAGGTGGTGGAGAGGTGTTCTGAGACTATTTGTGCGACATTGCCATGGTTCACATTTTTTAAATTCAAAGAAAATAATGACCAAAGCGTAGTAGGCTACGCTTTTGTAATtattttgttaattatttaaCTATACTGTAGTTAAATGTTTGGGAGATGCTTAACAAGCAACAGCATTCCTGATAAACCTCTATTGACTGTGAATAAGCACACTTGACTACAAACCACAGTGATTAGAACATAAATGAAGGTAAAGGACAGACCCAATACGCGTGGAAATGTATTTATTCAAAATTTTCGGACGAAGCTTATATCTTCTATTAAGGTTCTGTAAATAATGTTCTGGGGCcggattcatgaaagcacttacgcaagcacttacgaacgtgtacatctttcctcaatctttgacggctttggttacatttattaaacagtttacaagcatgaaaacttgccaatcaactgttgttattgttataaacagcctcctggtgcttccgagctcattaactgtttaataattgtaaacaaagccgccaaagattgaggaaagatgtacagttcgtaagtgcttgcgtaagtgctttcatgaatctggcccctggtcaaaACTATGAGTGTTTTTGTCTGGCAGAGCTCTTCGACACGTGGCATCCATCATTCGTCGTCATGATTATGCTCAGCAGGGACTCGCCAGAGATACCGAACCTTCAGATGAATGTTAAATTGTCCTGTATTCTGGGAACTGGGGACCCGGGCATAGTGGGACCCTTGTCCTCACCCCAGTGCTGAAAGCTCTCTCCACTGATGCTGAAGATGCATTGTTAGGAGCCCTGGTTAACTGTGCTAGATGTTCTCATGCTCCAGAAATCCAAGGGATTGATTGCTCTCCTGGTGCacatgacagggtgaggtagggtGTGATCTCGTAATCAGCATAGGTTGGTTAGCATCAGGATTGTGGGGAAATTCCTAGCAGGCATTGTGTTgttatttttatagattttttagTTTATTTATATTGAATATATTGATATTTATTATTACTTCAAATAGTGGACTGTGTTTTAAAATTTAACCTGCCAGATCTTACCTGAACACAAGTGGGGATTTGTTAAATGTACATAGTTTGTACCACAATTGGTGGGTATAAATAAGCTATACACATTTACTGTTTGAATAGGCTACAGTATATGTTAAtactataaattattatattgtaTACATGTGTTAGTATAAAGTTAACTGGGTTCTCGGCTGTGAGTGTTAATATGGCCTGTTTTGGCAGTGGGAGAGAGAGCTGATCCCTAAACATCAGCTTTGGGTTAGCCACACGTGGATCTTCTGGTCATGTAAATGGCGTctgttggggttatcttgagatgatttcggggctttagtgtccccgcggcccggtcctcgaccaggcctccacccccaggaagcagcccgtgacagctgactaacacctaggtacctatttactgctagataacaggggcataaggtgaaagaaacactgcccattgtttctctccggcgcccgggatcgaacccgggaccacaggatcacaagtctagcgtgctgtccgctcggccgacctctaCAAAGGGAGGGAGGGTTAGTCAAAGCATGTATAAACATCTGTGGTGCTTGCAGGTGGCAAACTCTCAGTAACTTACCTCCCTTGAACCACACCTGCGAAATGACTACAGAGTACTAACTGCATCCGCGCATATGTTATAGTACAAGGAAGCGTTATTTATCGCAAACCTGGCTTACCCTGGTTTGGGGCTTCGCAGGCTGCTTAACCATATCAACAATACTACATAATGAATAAGAGCTCAATAATCATTTGTACACTGTATGGATATAATTAGCACTTCCCGTTGTTAGTGTAAGGGTCGCTGTGGCAATTTCTCGGTTGGTCGACTTATAATTTGAGTCTTTGACGAGGTTGTGCGTGTCGCGAAATTCTCCACAAGAAGCCCTCTCGTGTGTTTACAATCTGGTACACTGGCTCGCCTCAGGAGAGGCGTCTCTCTAGGATTGGTTCCAATATTGTCTTTATATTGACAATAGGAGGAAACCTTTAGGTTTACGGTATATTTTATGTAGTTAAAGCATAAAAAAACAGTTTTTGTTATTGAGTTGAATtactaaacttttttttttttttttttggagatatatacaagagttgttacattcttgtacagccactagtacgcgtagcgtttcgggcaagtccttaatcctatggtccctggaatacgatcccctgccgcgaagaatcgttttttcatccaagtacacattttactgttgcgttaaacagaggctacagttaaggaattgcgccaagtaaatcctccccggccaggatacgaacccatgacatagcgctcgcagaacgccaggcgagtgtcttaccactacaccacggagactgtcggtGACTGTTGCTTCACAGGATACgttatgtataaatatattgtGATGACAGATACCAAATCTCCCATTCTCTTTAAACTTTTGTTGACTAACTAATATAAATTAACTACATCTTATGATGGTTACAATGTTAGTATATAGTACAGTATTAGTATGTGTCTGATTTTCGACAAGGATTGTCTGTAAATTTTCGCATCTCCTTTTGCATGGAGAACTAATATTTACTGGAGCAACCAGTGGTTACGTATCTGCAGGGAGCTGTGCAGTAAACTGTtgtcaagtcaggtttttcagttTGATCCGTACTTCCGGTGTGGATGAAGTATATCAGAGGAGTAAAATAATATACTTGCCACGTTCTGCATCTCCAGTAAAGGTAtaccttattctgacttttacccagttattcattcctccatccttgcccgttggcagggttgatggtaacaaactgcatactcttaagcatagtgtccccctccccaccccccatggCTTTCCCCATACCACCGTaatcggcgatgggaaacggctctggccaggttacgtattggccatacacccttaactcacggtcacttaatggagtgccccccttctccttattatccaaattgcattgtccttcttatggtcgtgcatatccttgttgaatgtcctgacttccaggacgagcgtgtcttgctttccgaccgtccctcacggtcacttgtccctcgatggaattcttggtgattcagatacttttgatatcgttcgccttatgcgtttctgttctcgtagtggcatccttggtgatatttagcgccctctgattattccacacatttgatggggctacatagccttcccggtttggtgccttcttttgataattacttacttaaataTGAGTGTTGCCAAATTTTGATTATAAATTGTAAAAATGTATAAAGCAGCTAGTAGATGCTTAAAGTTACTTGAATCTCTTAAAAGTTAATTTAGCAAAGTACGGTTAAAAGTTTAAGTACCAACTAATGTTGAAATTGAAAGTACTAGGCTTGAATTCAAGTACTTGTATGTAACTGCATCCTTCTAAAACTTGTGGAGGGGAATTTGGCGGAGCCTTGACTCGTAAACATGCTACTTTGGGTTCCTGTATTGCGCTATCTTGTGTAATAT contains:
- the LOC138366603 gene encoding uncharacterized protein, with product MSRCRVEILCLLLVLWPRFATMILVCPVGSQDITLTEGEKAFFRSDISDSTLVLSSDSCDLYKTYFVNFTVYEQLGKNATMQDLRGWQWYEVSFDTEGFTFHLTLMGTNTIKFTYLWDPFGCNLTSGVQISADILTVLGKPGIECLLEPLSFPESDSPFGDDRVMKNLSEIYTKTFGSETRYASTYSSSTSHVIFIPVGAILFCVSFCSFYCRRKNRRRNVQVVRNSTFVRSVVVPIPAGPTPSNRDLPPAYSDLQNEAPPPYSEIDKQVSSPAPAEGIPAESTTSDEAAGEDRNAMKATNSSSSETCHSASSTFLSRMLASRPKNQFDFKPLKNNE